From a single Sulfitobacter sp. DSM 110093 genomic region:
- a CDS encoding TRAP transporter small permease, with the protein MRFVLREFEKIICAVLFLGMTLIGFVNVVVRYATHYSFAASEELLTNGFLLLTVFGAAIAARRGQHLAVTIVQDFLPRPAARAVFMLSVVLSVLLLAASAWFSWSTLMNQMNSGIRSYALGVPAWWYQIGLPFGFALIIVRYLQHAVETWHPPRQNSQATPSV; encoded by the coding sequence ATGCGTTTCGTGCTGCGTGAATTCGAGAAAATTATCTGTGCTGTGCTGTTTCTAGGCATGACGCTGATCGGCTTTGTTAATGTCGTGGTGCGCTATGCCACGCATTATTCCTTCGCAGCCTCAGAAGAGCTGCTGACCAACGGTTTTTTGTTGCTGACCGTCTTTGGCGCCGCGATCGCCGCTCGGCGGGGGCAGCATTTGGCGGTCACGATCGTTCAGGATTTCCTGCCGCGCCCTGCGGCAAGAGCCGTATTCATGCTGTCAGTGGTCCTTTCGGTCTTGCTGTTGGCGGCTTCGGCTTGGTTTTCTTGGTCTACACTGATGAACCAGATGAACAGCGGCATCCGCAGCTATGCTCTTGGCGTGCCTGCATGGTGGTATCAGATCGGCCTGCCCTTTGGCTTTGCCCTCATTATTGTCCGCTACCTGCAACATGCAGTAGAGACGTGGCATCCGCCACGGCAAAATTCACAGGCGACCCCAAGTGTCTGA
- a CDS encoding TRAP transporter large permease, with protein MSDILNMGAGTQMIVAFFSLIALRVPIAFALGLSAMYAMWQIGFGFELAGDLIATGIAKYALLAIPFFILAGTLMGTLGIAERMIRFFRILIGSLPGGMGVVGTVVCLFWGAVSGSGPASVAAIGPMIIKGMEEDGYPRAAAAALVCTGAAFSIVIPPSIGLVIYGVIAETSISALFTAAIIPGLFMGVLMLVVLPFIKSTNREGLDKLSPAPSSNGYWRDLRQSFRESFWGLMTPVVILGGIYSGIFTPTEAALVATVYAIAVGAFAYRTLTIRALYEALTEAASSSAVVMLVVAYASLFGWVVTVEDLVGQYSDQLLGLSDNAGVILMVIMLILLIAGMFMDPVTVMFISLPIFLPVVRELGWDPVWFGVLVMVNLAIGLITPPVGINLYVAANITRQPLERIARAALPFLAISVIGLAIVAAVPALSLFLPEVLK; from the coding sequence GTGTCTGATATACTGAACATGGGTGCCGGCACCCAGATGATTGTGGCCTTCTTTTCGCTGATAGCGCTGCGCGTACCCATAGCATTCGCGCTCGGTTTATCGGCCATGTATGCGATGTGGCAAATTGGGTTTGGCTTTGAACTCGCGGGCGACCTGATCGCCACTGGCATTGCCAAATATGCTTTGCTGGCCATCCCTTTCTTTATTCTCGCCGGGACTCTAATGGGAACGTTGGGCATTGCCGAGCGCATGATCCGCTTTTTCCGCATCCTGATCGGTAGCCTGCCTGGCGGTATGGGCGTCGTCGGCACCGTCGTTTGTCTCTTCTGGGGGGCGGTTTCAGGTTCTGGTCCGGCGTCTGTCGCAGCCATTGGCCCCATGATCATCAAGGGAATGGAGGAGGACGGTTACCCCCGGGCCGCAGCCGCCGCTCTTGTTTGTACAGGTGCCGCGTTTTCGATTGTCATCCCCCCGTCCATCGGTCTCGTAATCTATGGCGTCATTGCTGAAACCTCGATCTCAGCGCTCTTTACTGCGGCGATTATACCCGGCCTGTTTATGGGGGTGCTGATGCTGGTCGTCCTGCCCTTCATCAAGTCGACCAACCGCGAGGGGCTGGACAAACTTTCCCCCGCCCCTTCCAGCAACGGATATTGGCGCGATCTTAGGCAGAGCTTTCGCGAGTCCTTCTGGGGCTTGATGACGCCAGTCGTCATCCTCGGCGGAATCTATTCCGGCATCTTCACTCCGACTGAAGCCGCCCTTGTTGCTACGGTCTATGCCATCGCTGTTGGCGCTTTTGCATATCGCACACTTACAATCCGCGCCCTCTATGAGGCCCTGACCGAAGCCGCATCTTCCTCAGCCGTGGTCATGCTTGTGGTCGCCTATGCAAGCCTATTTGGCTGGGTAGTCACCGTCGAAGACTTGGTCGGGCAGTATTCGGACCAATTGCTCGGCTTATCGGACAATGCCGGGGTAATCTTGATGGTCATCATGCTGATCCTGTTGATTGCAGGCATGTTTATGGACCCTGTTACCGTCATGTTCATCTCACTGCCGATCTTCCTGCCCGTGGTGCGTGAGTTGGGCTGGGACCCAGTGTGGTTCGGCGTGTTGGTCATGGTAAACCTCGCCATTGGTCTAATCACGCCGCCTGTGGGGATTAATCTTTACGTGGCGGCAAACATCACCAGACAACCCTTGGAGCGTATAGCCCGCGCCGCGTTGCCCTTTCTCGCCATCAGCGTCATTGGTCTTGCTATTGTCGCGGCGGTCCCTGCCCTCTCCCTATTCCTGCCCGAGGTTTTGAAATGA